The Lycium ferocissimum isolate CSIRO_LF1 chromosome 1, AGI_CSIRO_Lferr_CH_V1, whole genome shotgun sequence genome includes a region encoding these proteins:
- the LOC132055835 gene encoding KH domain-containing protein At4g18375 isoform X1 → MGETGKRSRRDDGDSKNQKRRTDRDEKGSDDELIVYRILCPNNVIGSVIGKNGKVINSIRAETKAKVKVVDPFPGAKDRVITIYCYVKEKEDVEIDEDFNEKTPLCTAQDALLKVYTVIANALAANGDSDKKRKDKEECQLLVPSSQSANIIGKSGTTIKKLRSKMRANIKVVAREASDPTHSCALEFDNFVLITGDPESVRRSLFAVSAIMYKFTPKEDIPLTTNVPEVRPSIIIPSDVPIYQPAGIYPSVDPIMPSRSVQSVLGTTHIPELPGYVDAGSTWPIYSSALPMVSGYGGASQTEELTIRVLCPTNNIGRVIGKGGASIKSVRQASGARIEVCDAKADRDQCIITVISTESVDDLKSMAVEAVLLLQGKINDEDEDTVTFRLLVPSKVIGCIIGKGGSIVNEIRKRTRADVRISKGEKPKCADSNDELVEVSGEVSSVRDALIQIVLRLRDDVVKGREGNHNPSAGADSLRSSGKESAFGFALAPGLPNVPPPAPLSYEHRIETGNGVGMRSSGSHYGRHESLSMADDGYGSYSSYSSKLYGGRLPPPSALEIVIPGIAVGKVMGKGGSNIDNIRKISGASVDIIDSKSSRGDQIAIISGTQEQKRAAENLIQAFIMST, encoded by the exons ATGGGTGAGACTGGAAAAAGATCTCGTAGGGATGACGGAGATAGCAAGAATCAGAAGAGGAGGACAGACAGAGATGAGAAAGGCAGCGATGATGAGCTAATAGTCTACAGAATTCTATGCCCAAATAATGTGATTGGCAGTGTTATTGGAAAGAATGGGAAAGTTATAAATTCGATTAGAGCGGAGACCAAGGCGAAGGTCAAGGTGGTGGATCCGTTTCCAGGTGCTAAGGATAGAGTTATAACCATTTATTGCTAtgtaaaggaaaaggaagatgTTGAGATCGATGAAGATTTCAATGAGAAAACACCTCTTTGCACTGCTCAGGATGCTCTTCTCAAGGTTTATACTGTAATTGCAAATGCTTTGGCTGCAAATGGAGATTCTGATAAGAAGCGCAAGGATAAAGAGGAGTGTCAGCTTCTTGTTCCTTCAAGCCAGTCTGCTAATATCATTGGTAAATCTGGTACCACCATAAAGAAGTTGAGAAGCAAGATGAGGGCCAATATTAAAGTAGTCGCCAGAGAAGCTAGTGATCCAACACATTCCTGTGCACTTGAGTTTGATAACTTTGTTCTG ATAACTGGTGACCCAGAATCTGTAAGGAGATCACTCTTTGCTGTTTCTGCAATCATGTACAAGTTCACGCCTAAGGAAGACATTCCTCTTACTACCAATGTTCCTGAAGTTCGTCCAAGCATTATTATCCCTTCAGATGTTCCCATATATCAACCAGCTGGGATTTATCCAAGTGTGGATCCTATTATGCCGTCTCGATCTGTTCAATCTGTTTTAGGTACCACCCACATACCAGAGCTTCCAGGTTATGTGGATGCAGGAAGCACATGGCCTATTTATTCTTCTGCTCTTCCCATGGTTTCTGGTTACGGTGGTGCCTCTCAAACCGAAGAATTGACTATTAGAGTGTTGTGTCCAACTAACAATATTGGTCGTGTTATTGGCAAGGGAGGAGCTTCGATTAAAAGTGTAAGGCAAGCAAGTGGTGCTCGTATCGAGGTTTGTGATGCCAAAGCCGATCGTGATCAGTGCATTATAACAGTCATTTCCACTGAG TCAGTggatgatcttaaatccatggcAGTTGAAGCTGTACTGCTGCTGCAAGGGAAAATAAATGACGAAGATGAGGATACTGTAACTTTTCGTCTACTTGTTCCATCAAAGGTTATTGGATGTATCATTGGGAAAGGTGGTTCAATCGTTAATGAAATCCGGAAGAGAACTAGAGCTGATGTACGTATCTCAAAAGGCGAGAAGCCCAAATGTGCGGATTCAAATGATGAACTTGTTGAG GTGTCTGGGGAAGTTAGTAGTGTGAGGGATGCCCTTATCCAGATTGTACTGAGGCTCAGAGATGATGTTGTAAAAGGCAGAGAAGGTAATCATAATCCATCTGCAGGTGCTGATTCTTTACGCTCTAGTGGTAAAGAATCAGCATTTGGTTTTGCGCTGGCTCCAGGACTGCCCAATGTTCCTCCACCTGCTCCTTTGAGCTATGAACATAGGATTGAAACTGGGAATGGTGTTGGAATGCGTTCTTCGGGCAGCCACTATGGTCGCCATGAGTCACTCTCG ATGGCGGACGATGGCTATGGATCGTACTCTTCATATTCCTCAAAGTTATATGGCGG CAGATTGCCTCCACCCTCAGCTCTAGAGATCGTTATCCCAGGAATTGCGGTTGGTAAAGTTATGGGTAAAGGTGGCTCAAACATAGATAATATCCGCAAG ATATCTGGAGCATCTGTGGATATAATCGATTCCAAATCCTCTCGAGGTGATCAAATTGCTATAATTTCTGGTACACAGGAACAGAAGCGTGCTGCTGAAAACTTGATTCAGGCATTCATAATGTCGACTTGA
- the LOC132055835 gene encoding KH domain-containing protein At4g18375 isoform X2 produces the protein MGETGKRSRRDDGDSKNQKRRTDRDEKGSDDELIVYRILCPNNVIGSVIGKNGKVINSIRAETKAKVKVVDPFPGAKDRVITIYCYVKEKEDVEIDEDFNEKTPLCTAQDALLKVYTVIANALAANGDSDKKRKDKEECQLLVPSSQSANIIGKSGTTIKKLRSKMRANIKVVAREASDPTHSCALEFDNFVLITGDPESVRRSLFAVSAIMYKFTPKEDIPLTTNVPEVRPSIIIPSDVPIYQPAGIYPSVDPIMPSRSVQSVLGTTHIPELPGYVDAGSTWPIYSSALPMVSGYGGASQTEELTIRVLCPTNNIGRVIGKGGASIKSVRQASGARIEVCDAKADRDQCIITVISTESVDDLKSMAVEAVLLLQGKINDEDEDTVTFRLLVPSKVIGCIIGKGGSIVNEIRKRTRADVRISKGEKPKCADSNDELVEVSGEVSSVRDALIQIVLRLRDDVVKGREGNHNPSAGADSLRSSGKESAFGFALAPGLPNVPPPAPLSYEHRIETGNGVGMRSSGSHYGRHESLSMADDGYGSYSSYSSKLYGGLPPPSALEIVIPGIAVGKVMGKGGSNIDNIRKISGASVDIIDSKSSRGDQIAIISGTQEQKRAAENLIQAFIMST, from the exons ATGGGTGAGACTGGAAAAAGATCTCGTAGGGATGACGGAGATAGCAAGAATCAGAAGAGGAGGACAGACAGAGATGAGAAAGGCAGCGATGATGAGCTAATAGTCTACAGAATTCTATGCCCAAATAATGTGATTGGCAGTGTTATTGGAAAGAATGGGAAAGTTATAAATTCGATTAGAGCGGAGACCAAGGCGAAGGTCAAGGTGGTGGATCCGTTTCCAGGTGCTAAGGATAGAGTTATAACCATTTATTGCTAtgtaaaggaaaaggaagatgTTGAGATCGATGAAGATTTCAATGAGAAAACACCTCTTTGCACTGCTCAGGATGCTCTTCTCAAGGTTTATACTGTAATTGCAAATGCTTTGGCTGCAAATGGAGATTCTGATAAGAAGCGCAAGGATAAAGAGGAGTGTCAGCTTCTTGTTCCTTCAAGCCAGTCTGCTAATATCATTGGTAAATCTGGTACCACCATAAAGAAGTTGAGAAGCAAGATGAGGGCCAATATTAAAGTAGTCGCCAGAGAAGCTAGTGATCCAACACATTCCTGTGCACTTGAGTTTGATAACTTTGTTCTG ATAACTGGTGACCCAGAATCTGTAAGGAGATCACTCTTTGCTGTTTCTGCAATCATGTACAAGTTCACGCCTAAGGAAGACATTCCTCTTACTACCAATGTTCCTGAAGTTCGTCCAAGCATTATTATCCCTTCAGATGTTCCCATATATCAACCAGCTGGGATTTATCCAAGTGTGGATCCTATTATGCCGTCTCGATCTGTTCAATCTGTTTTAGGTACCACCCACATACCAGAGCTTCCAGGTTATGTGGATGCAGGAAGCACATGGCCTATTTATTCTTCTGCTCTTCCCATGGTTTCTGGTTACGGTGGTGCCTCTCAAACCGAAGAATTGACTATTAGAGTGTTGTGTCCAACTAACAATATTGGTCGTGTTATTGGCAAGGGAGGAGCTTCGATTAAAAGTGTAAGGCAAGCAAGTGGTGCTCGTATCGAGGTTTGTGATGCCAAAGCCGATCGTGATCAGTGCATTATAACAGTCATTTCCACTGAG TCAGTggatgatcttaaatccatggcAGTTGAAGCTGTACTGCTGCTGCAAGGGAAAATAAATGACGAAGATGAGGATACTGTAACTTTTCGTCTACTTGTTCCATCAAAGGTTATTGGATGTATCATTGGGAAAGGTGGTTCAATCGTTAATGAAATCCGGAAGAGAACTAGAGCTGATGTACGTATCTCAAAAGGCGAGAAGCCCAAATGTGCGGATTCAAATGATGAACTTGTTGAG GTGTCTGGGGAAGTTAGTAGTGTGAGGGATGCCCTTATCCAGATTGTACTGAGGCTCAGAGATGATGTTGTAAAAGGCAGAGAAGGTAATCATAATCCATCTGCAGGTGCTGATTCTTTACGCTCTAGTGGTAAAGAATCAGCATTTGGTTTTGCGCTGGCTCCAGGACTGCCCAATGTTCCTCCACCTGCTCCTTTGAGCTATGAACATAGGATTGAAACTGGGAATGGTGTTGGAATGCGTTCTTCGGGCAGCCACTATGGTCGCCATGAGTCACTCTCG ATGGCGGACGATGGCTATGGATCGTACTCTTCATATTCCTCAAAGTTATATGGCGG ATTGCCTCCACCCTCAGCTCTAGAGATCGTTATCCCAGGAATTGCGGTTGGTAAAGTTATGGGTAAAGGTGGCTCAAACATAGATAATATCCGCAAG ATATCTGGAGCATCTGTGGATATAATCGATTCCAAATCCTCTCGAGGTGATCAAATTGCTATAATTTCTGGTACACAGGAACAGAAGCGTGCTGCTGAAAACTTGATTCAGGCATTCATAATGTCGACTTGA